CGAAATGCAACAGCCCAGAGCCTTACTGTACTCGGAAGGTATCGTTCCGATAGGGCAGTGTTCTCGCACTCCCTTGCCTGACGGTGGATCTGGAAGGATCGATTGTCCGGTGCGTTTTAGTAACGATTCATACTTGGTAACAAACAGCCAGAAGTCATTCACATCATCCACCAGTTGATCGCGTGCACAGTAACCTCGCAGCACACGATTTAGCTCCGCTTTGTGGTCCAGAAAGGAAAAGTGTATCAAATTGGTCTGCTCTGGTGATGTCGGGTTGGTCCGGTTGGAATGGCTGCTTGCTTTCGGTTCTCGGGAAGATGGTGGACTGCGGGTTGACGAACGATGCCCTCTTCGCGATCCGGAATGTCTCGATCGGCGATCGTCCATGCGGTGACTCATGTTGTGATGATCCTTAAATGAGAATGTATAATCAGTAGGTGCAACATTATGGACCCTTTATAAAGAACAGAGCCACAGTACCGGGCTCAGGACAAACTAACGACAcgaaatatcaattattatttgGGAATACATAAATGATCCCATCAAAGGATTACATTCAATACGCGTACACACAATTCTTGGTAATCGATTGAGAAGTTTATTGCAGTTACTATTAGAAATAGTCTAACAGTGAAACTAGGTATTGTCTAACATGCCAAACTCGGCGAAGATAGTAAAGATCACGAACGATTATTAGTAAAatctgtttttaaaaattgattccaACAAGTGAATTTAACGACTAGACGGTTACGACGGTCTGAAATACCTAAATGGctaattatgtttgttttgccaattttATGTTACGgcttattcgttttttttttgttgttgtgaggTTTCAATACcgtaaaggaagaaaatagcTTTAAccgatgtcttttttttcaatgttaaATAGATAATTGCTCTGCTTTCCATTAAATTTCGTGTATCGTAAACACAACTACGGATGAAAATTTTcacattgaaattgaattctaAAAAACTTTTGAACATTCCCTAAGAAAGGTTACATTGTTTGTCGTTACAATGAAACTTCTATTGCACACATGTAGCGCATAAATTCTATGATAGACTAAACGCGTCGTTTCATAGGTCAGAATGAAATGCTAATATATCGCTCCAACAACATCCGAATTCGGTTCGTTGCCTACCGCAAATACATTGAAACAGAAGGCTatacataacaaaataaataatacattgGTAAAACAATACGTTAGCGCCATAATAATGTGTCAGATAAATTTACAATGAACTCTGCCAATTCTGAGTGATTCGCTATTTGAATtagcagaaacaaaacccgTGCGATGGTACAGGCGATATGTTATCATTTAAATTCCGACCTGTGAAACCACTGACAGCGCCTTTTTTATCTTCTCCTTCTCCGGCTTTCAGCTTGTATAACCAACTCTCAGCGGTACAGTGTACGATTAATTGAACCGGTTTCGTAAGGTAATGTAATAGTTAAAATCGATTAGACTTATCTAAAGCACGACCGGTGAGTGTGTGCGTCTTTAAATCTGCTTTAATGCTATTAGGTTTAGCTtggtttgattatttatgCGTGAGGAAGATttggtttttaaaaaatgtgtagttagataattatttttttacgtttgttgtgtttgttttaactgTTTTGATTCGATTAAGTACTGTGCGACTGGTTTAATTGCTTTATCTGCTTAACGTGTTTGATTATGCTGGCTTTTAGTTGCTTctgttgctttatttattctgcctttgtttttttttactaactaATCACTAACATGATGTGGAGCTCATCGCCCCTCAATACGCATACTAGCAGAGTGTATAACATGATAATCCCGTtctacaattattattattcgtCGCCTCCACTACTTCCCGCAGAAGTAATACGGTTGCAGTTGTATAATTAACAACGAATTGTAACGTTACTTACTAATCATCCtacggaaaaaaaatccacactAACTTTCCGGTCCGGTTCACAATATGTTTAAGTTCGTTCGATTGCCCAGTTCTATAAcaggaaatatttgtttgattgttttcgttCTGTTTAGGTGTACTCTTGCGCACGTTAGCGTAGTACTTGATTTAGACGGTTCTTATTTACTGTTTAATTATACGCACTTTCGATTTCGCGAGACTAGAGCattagtttagttttgtttcgacGTTTGTTTTTAACCTGTGTTATTATGCTTTGTGTAAGAtagtaatgtgtgtgtgttgttttcattttcactccCAACATTAAAcgtttccctttgttttgttttgcacttacAATTTCTTCCCATCTCTGCTCCCAAAATCTGCTTTGTAAAGTCTTATGGATGGTAAACTGGGTATATGTGTCGAGcttaaatatataatttatagTTATTTAGTATAGCAGCATTATTTTTGAGACTGTGTATatgtatattatatatatGGTAGAGCTCTGCCAATTCCACTTTTCTCGAACCTCGATTCAGCACTCCTTATAGGCAAGAGGCAACCGGGTGGAGGAGTCGATCCCTTTGTTCCATGCGTTGCATTTGTAGCGTTTTGTAGTATTGTTTATGTACACAAATGTATGGCGAAATTACGCTCGCttctatatttttgtttctctctaaCTAAATGGTCAAAGCCTGTTTTCGGCCTGCACACGGGGACGACAATCGTTCGGTGGTAATGCAAGGCGATCGATAGATACTAACAGTACGCTTCCATTGCAAGCCGGTTTGTTTCTTCATGTTCAACAACCTATATTGTTTaattacataaaacataacataaactCCCTTCGATACAGTACTAATCTACTTACAATGCTAAATAAACACAGTCCGGATCGAAAACGATAGGCATTGGTTTAAGGTATTTCTCTCCCAATTGGCTAATGATTTTGGCAAATTTTGAAAGTCAACATTTAAATGGCAACACCCCTTGCATACACAAACAATGAGCAAATAGAAAGCGTAACTTTGGTCGTGAAGCGTAACGTGCGCGATGGTTCAACCAGTGCTACACGCTACAACAGTACAATACTCTCTTCTCCCtaactgttgttgctgtacttCGTTTTGGCAATAAGTATGTATGTAGAGCGAAAAGGCACGAGATAAAGTGTAATCCCAATTGTGTGTAGAATGTCTTGGTTTTTGATAAccgttgttttggtttggtcAGTATTAGTAACGGTCGGTGTATTATGTTCCGCAGTTTCCAAGGAGCAAAGAGAGCAAAGAATGGCCACCAGCGATGAGGGGTTGGTCTGCAAAACAACGTTTCAGCGTTCAGTGCTCTTCCTAGGTCCATGGATAGAAGTTGCTAAACAGCACCGTTCCCACCACGGTGTACCCGAAAAAGTACACCAGAATTGCTTGCTGCCGTCCATTCATCCAGCGAAAGTCAAGCAGATCGCTCAACTCGATGTGATTCAGCACGTGGGTGCAGCTGTTTTCTTCCCCATCCTTGACCTGCTTCGAAAGCTTCCGGATCACTTGCCGCTTAATAAACGCTCGTTCGCCGGTAAAATATTCGGCCGTATACCAGTACAGTACCGGACTGGCAGCGCACAGCAGCCGAGTGGTAACTTGCACGTGAACGAACAGCAACGAAAAGATGGTCAGTACGAGCGCATGGATCACGAACACCAGGGCAAACCGGTCGTATGGGCGCATCAGTTTGTGCTGCTTCTTGGTCAGCCGGAACAAACCTAAGCGTACGGCGTAATCCCAATGTTCGCAAAGGTACTGGTACGAGTTGCTCAGCACGAGATAAATGGCCGGCAGTGCCAGCAGGAAGTTTGGCAGCTGTTTCAGCTCGTAGTAGCGCAGAAAGCCCACGTTCCAGTATTGGCTCTGCACGTACGAATACGACAGGGGCAGCAAATTCGTGCACCAAGGTGACGAATCGTCCGTTTTATTGCCGGCTAGTACGAGTCCGTGCTCCACCGCATACTCGCGCACATGGTCAGGGAAGTTAAACTTCTGCACGAAGCAAAACAGGTAGTAGTTGTACACCTGGGCGATGCCGTAGTGAAACAGCACGATGATCAGCATCGAGAAGAGCCGCGAGCAGATGCAAATAATGTTGTGAAAGTTGTACTGGGCGACGATACGACGTACGACGAAGTAAAGCACGAAACCGATGTTGAACATACCGTTCGAACGGCACAGGATCGAAAGGCTTAGCGGGATGGTCAGAAAGATCGACGTCACGTCCTCCATGCACTGGTACATTACGGCGAAGGAAAGCCACGCGTACAGACTTTCGGTGTACGGCGCGGTAAAAAAGATGGAGGCGGGATTGAAACAGAACAGCAGGACCGCTATTTCCGCCTTCTTCTGGCTGCCGAGCACGTGCTTGCTAAGTCGGTAGAGCGCTTTGGCCGCACCGGCAAAGCAGACCACATTCAGCAGTACCGCCAACAGCAGCGAAAGCTCCCGGTAGCTGACGAACGTGACCACTTCGTAGCTACTCAGCGCACTGCTCACTATCTTCAGTATGAACGGAAACAGTGGGAAGAAAGCGAGCGCATTTTCGTACGTGTAGCCATGCTCGGCAATGTGCAGAAAGTATTGTCCATCCCAGCGGTTCAGCCCGCCCAGTGTGAAGCGTACCACGGCATCTAGCGGTCGTTCGGGCGCGTCTTTATCGTGCGGTGCCACAAACACTCCCGCTTCGTGATCCGGCAGCAGTAAGTTAGCGACGAGCTGTAGCACTATCACGAACAGACGGCTCCCAATGGCCAGCTTGATGATTGATATGTGTAGAAAGGATCCGCTGGATGGTGGTAGTTCGGTCATGGTTGGTAAGTCCGCGTCCGTTTCTCGGTGAATGCTACCTGCCGCGTGTTGGCTATGGTGATGCTGTCGATGATTTGGATGTACATGATGCTGTTGATGTGTTTTCCCATTGCCTACTACGTGCATCCTTCGCTTTGGCGACGAGGTTGCACCACCGTTGTAACGTTCCGATCGCATTGTTGCACCAACTCGAACGAACCACAGTGATACATCAAAGTATTTCCACCGAGGCTACAGTCATATGACGATGGATGTGGAACGGTTCAATGTTAATGCTGTGAACCGTTGCGATGTTTTTGGTGGAGCATTTAAGAACTATGCCTCAGCCAGCTGCTTTAGATTCACCTTCCGTCGAACGTCAATGACAAAACTTCACTACACACCAGTCCGTGGCCCCTggaaaagagagaagaaattGTATTCAGGGTTTAGTGTCTTTAATTTTCGTAACAGAAGGATAAAACGAACCACCAAATTTCGCTAGCAGAAAAATactagtttttcttttatccaAACCCAGTCATGTCGCACAACCCTCTTATTGAAACGAAATTTTACACACTGTTTCACTTGGTGAAAAATCCTGATACAaaatctttcttcttttcccgGGGCCACAACACACTTCCCTCTGACTGGGCTGATCGCTCACCGTACGCGTAGTGCGCGTGTCTCGTTGGTCGCGTGTGCGTCCCGATTTGCCCCATACGCCTCCCCCCGCGACGAATCATgcgatcaaaacaaaagtcaCGATGCAGCTtcgtaaagcaaacaattccTCTAACCTAAATAAACGCGTGCCTCATCAAGTAGCATGGCCGGTGGTATGGAGGGTTTTCccggttttgtttatttttttttatgtattgcGTTACTGCTACACCGGGACTTGGACGGGGAATTTTACTACCACTATGGTCAACGGCAACCGAAGCACAACATATCGAGGATAAAATGAGCCGTTTTCGGAGCTCGTTCGGCAGGCTGGCAAAGTTACGCGCACGCGTTCACTGCACTCTTTTCCGCGTGTTCGGAGTTCGCCGCGGGTTGGAACAAAAATATGTGTGCgttcgtttttattgttaaacacccaAAGGTATGTAGCTATAATTACTTACGACTGTACAGCGAGCACCAGGACACTAGAGAGTGTGCAAATGTAATCACGGTTGTTTCATGCAGTCTTTTGTGAGGTTTCGAACACGGAGCAAATTCCGGAAAACGttatttaattgcaaattttcGGAGAGACGAAGTACATAACAACAATCTTCATCTTACAACTTGACCGAACAATTCGGGAGGTACTGCTTGTGCGTATGGTTTTGaccaaggctattgaaggagacaaggtggtggaatgtagagtattttgacaagtaagaagacgaaaaactagaaggtgcatttgacaggggagggtgcgtttgacagcctGCAAAATCCCTCAGAAAAGGTACAC
This region of Anopheles marshallii chromosome 2, idAnoMarsDA_429_01, whole genome shotgun sequence genomic DNA includes:
- the LOC128707728 gene encoding GPI mannosyltransferase 2, with the translated sequence MRSERYNGGATSSPKRRMHVVGNGKTHQQHHVHPNHRQHHHSQHAAGSIHRETDADLPTMTELPPSSGSFLHISIIKLAIGSRLFVIVLQLVANLLLPDHEAGVFVAPHDKDAPERPLDAVVRFTLGGLNRWDGQYFLHIAEHGYTYENALAFFPLFPFILKIVSSALSSYEVVTFVSYRELSLLLAVLLNVVCFAGAAKALYRLSKHVLGSQKKAEIAVLLFCFNPASIFFTAPYTESLYAWLSFAVMYQCMEDVTSIFLTIPLSLSILCRSNGMFNIGFVLYFVVRRIVAQYNFHNIICICSRLFSMLIIVLFHYGIAQVYNYYLFCFVQKFNFPDHVREYAVEHGLVLAGNKTDDSSPWCTNLLPLSYSYVQSQYWNVGFLRYYELKQLPNFLLALPAIYLVLSNSYQYLCEHWDYAVRLGLFRLTKKQHKLMRPYDRFALVFVIHALVLTIFSLLFVHVQVTTRLLCAASPVLYWYTAEYFTGERAFIKRQVIRKLSKQVKDGEENSCTHVLNHIELSDLLDFRWMNGRQQAILVYFFGYTVVGTVLFSNFYPWT